One Salmo trutta chromosome 12, fSalTru1.1, whole genome shotgun sequence genomic region harbors:
- the LOC115202650 gene encoding stonustoxin subunit alpha-like: MLQKDINVSPQPNTDFIIIASDSSEDKSQALNVSASLEASFLGGLVSVKGSAEFLHDKKTSKHQSRVSLQYRTTPRFEQLTMDHLGAGNVKQHNVFREGSATHVVTGILYGAQAFFVFDREVSSGENHQDIQGNLQATIKKIPLITIEGQASLKMSEEEKQQANTFSCTFHGDFSLENNPVTFEDATRLYAGLPHLLGEKGEHAVPMTVWLYPLRNLDSAAAQLVRQISVSLVCHAQRILDGLDNTNVQFRDLMKEDMAIKFPEIKAKLSKFRDVCSEYKLVFQKGLCKVLPNIGGMEEWRKKS, from the coding sequence ATGCTACAGAAAGACATAAATGTCTCTCCACAACCTAACACTGATTTCATAATCATTGCTTCCGACTCAAGTGAAGACAAGTCACAAGCTTTGAATGTGTCTGCATCTCTGGAGGCCAGTTTCCTTGGTGGCTTAGTCAGTGTGAAGGGTTCTGCTGAATTCCTACATGATAAAAAGACCTCAAAGCATCAGTCTAGGGTTTCTCTGCAGTACCGTACCACCCCTCGATTCGAGCAGCTGACCATGGACCACCTGGGGGCAGGAAATGTGAAACAGCATAATGTCTTCCGAGAGGGTTCTGCCACACATGTGGTGACTGGCATTCTCTACGGTGCACAAGCCTTCTTTGTTTTTGATCGTGAGGTTTCCTCAGGTGAAAACCACCAGGATATTCAGGGAAACCTGCAGGCCACAATAAAGAAGATCCCCCTCATAACAATAGAAGGGCAGGCATCACTGAAGATGAGCGAGGAAGAGAAGCAACAGGCCAATACATTCAGCTGCACTTTCCATGGTGATTTTTCACTAGAAAACAACCCTGTCACATTTGAAGATGCCACCAGGCTGTATGCCGGCCTGCCACATCTGCTAGGGGAGAAGGGAGAACATGCTGTGCCAATGACTGTCTGGCTCTATCCTCTCAGGAACCTGGACTCTGCAGCTGCCCAGCTAGTCAGGCAGATCAGTGTTAGCCTGGTGTGTCACGCACAGCGAATCTTGGATGGGCTGGACAACACTAATGTACAATTCCGGGACTTGATGAAGGAAGACATGGCTATCAAGTTCCCTGAAATCAAAGCCAAGCTCAGCAAGTTCAGGGACGTGTGCTCAGAGTACAAGCTGGTTTTCCAGAAAGGTCTTTGCAAAGTTCTTCCCAACataggaggaatggaggaatggaggaagaaGAGCTGA